In Papaver somniferum cultivar HN1 chromosome 1, ASM357369v1, whole genome shotgun sequence, a genomic segment contains:
- the LOC113306235 gene encoding F-box protein At3g07870-like, producing the protein MEKLPEDITEDIFSRLPVEPTLLRCKRECKTWRELHKKYKSGVLFAYESEGKIQLYYGDQDEVTLEAYYSNKTLTKHVEYSSDDDNYMVGSCNGLVCLRSGICNPVTREFLRFLDRKTPVFSGQLQGIGFGYLPSTNEYKVVRTAQLGPQTGGGRDRDVFIHRENIIDIWAFKRNAIRIWPQRGKYYDDNWSWTRDFRLPTMLLSSPFAIVKSNEILTQGHQQKLYCYNANTSTITKSWDGGEKGTSCLRAVPHINTLVSLKELGMLCYLW; encoded by the exons ATGGAGAAGCTTCCGGAAGATATCACAGAAGACATATTTTCTCGCTTACCCGTCGAACCAACATTGTTACGATGCAAGCGCGAATGCAAAACTTGGAGAGAGCTCCACAAGAAGTATAAAAGTGGTGTGCTATTCGCATACGAATCAGAAGGAAAAATACAACTCTACTATGGAGATCAGGATGAAGTAACTCTTGAGGCATACTACTCCAACAAAACACTTACGAAGCATGTTGAGTACAGTTCGGATGATGATAATTACATGGTTGGTTCATGCAACGGCTTGGTTTGTCTTCGCTCTGGTATTTGTAATCCCGTAACGAGAGAATTCCTTCGTTTCTTAGACAGAAAAACACCAGTATTTAGTGGGCAGCTGCAAGGAATTGGATTCGGATACCTTCCTTCCACCAATGAGTATAAAGTTGTCAGAACTGCCCAACTGGGGCCTCAAACCGGAGGCGGCAGGGACAGGGACGTGTTCAT ACACCGTGAAAATATTATAGATATTTGGGCATTTAAAAGAAACGCTATAAGAATATGGCCGCAACGCGGAAAATACTACGACGACAACTGGAGTTGGACTAGAGATTTCAGACTCCCAACAATGTTATTATCCAGTCCATTCGCAATTGTAAAAAGCAATGAAATTCTAACACAGGGACATCAGCAGAAACTATACTGCTATAATGCTAATACATCAACTATAACCAAGTCTTGGGATGGAGGAGAAAAGGGTACTTCATGCCTTCGAGCGGTTCCTCACATCAACACCCTTGTTTCTTTAAAAGAATTAGGAATGCTCTGCTACTTATGGTGA
- the LOC113278689 gene encoding squalene synthase 1-like yields the protein MDELKMAASFLREVEKLKIAEKNIPLEPHWAFCYSMFQKDCIRRLFGDVSSLKLLSGIDPHAIALSIQRYLGPELRNAICVFYCVLRALDTVEDDMNMPSDVKVPILENFHRHIYDGHLQFSCGTNHHKELIDQFHHVSTAFSELRKSYQELIEETTRKMGAGMAKFILKEVETMNDYNEYCHIVAGLVFIGMSELCHASDSADFPPEHLSNSMGLILQKINIIQDFSDDMNAKPKVHMHWPRHIWSKYVDKLEELAYKENSEKAVSCLNDMVTDALSHVEDCLEYLSTLQDSAMFRFYAVNLIISTGILARCYNNVEVFRGGVKMNHGHSVKVICGTKAISDVYGAFYDYSSTLKAKIDDNDPNATKTRSRVEAIQKVCENLEMGVKEKIYHVQQGGSSLVEQQVDPFSLVADELSLIGNRLRETVQVVGVPKLASAAGYFFEVGVEGKRFRPTVLLLMASALNMSLPGSALDTAKADQLRASQQRVAEITEMIHVASLLHDDVLDDADTRRGVPSLNTLMGNKVSVLAGDFLLCRACVTLSTIKHFEVSEALGTAAENLIAGEMMQTASTSEKHYNMDQYMQKTYYKTASLIANSCKAVALLADHENEVVMLAYNYGRNLGLAYQLIDDVLDFTGTSASLGKGSLSDIRHGIITAPVLFATEEFPELQAVINRGFDDPANVDRALEYLQKSRGIQRAKELAIEHANMAASAIDSFPKSDDDNVRISRQALVELTRMVITRTK from the exons ATGGACGAACTTAAAATGGCAGCAAGTTTTTTAAGAGAGGTGGAGAAGCTCAAGATTGCTGAGAAGAACATACCACTTGAACCTCACTGGGCCTTTTGCTATTCAATGTTTCAGAAAGATTGTATCAGGCGTTTGTTCGGAGATGTTTCTTCTCTCAAATTATTATCTGGAATCGACCCTCACGCGATCGCCTTGTCTATTCAACGATATCTTGGTCCCGAGCTTCGAAATGCC ATATGCGTTTTCTATTGTGTTCTCAGGGCGCTTGACACAGTTG AGGATGACATGAACATGCCTTCAGATGTAAAGGTGCCTATTCTCGAAAATTTTCATCGTCACATTTATGATGGTCATCTTCAGTTCTCAT GTGGTACAAATCACCACAAAGAGCTAATAGACCAATTTCATCACGTTTCAACTGCGTTCTCGGAGCTTCGAAAAAG TTATCAAGAGTTAATTgaagaaacaacaagaaaaatgGGTGCTGGAATGGCGAAATTTATACTGAAGGAg GTTGAAACAATGAATGATTACAACGAGTACTGTCACATTGTAGCTGGACTTGTTTTCATAGGAATGTCGGAACTTTGTCACGCCTCTGATTCAGCAGATTTTCCTCCAGAGCATCTCTCCAATTCCATGGGTTTAATTCTTCAG AAAATAAATATTATTCAAGACTTTTCAGACGATATGAATGCAAAACCAAAAGTACATATGCACTGGCCTCGCCATATTTGGAGTAAATATGTGGATAAACTTGAG GAATTGGCATACAAAGAAAACTCAGAAAAAGCTGTTTCTTGCTTAAATGATATGGTCACTGATGCATTATCGCATGTGGAGGATTGCCTAGAGTACTTGTCTACTCTGCAGGATTCTGCTATGTTCCGATTTTATGCTGTTAATCTG ATCATTTCCACCGGAATACTTGCCCGGTGTTACAACAACGTTGAGGTTTTCAGAGGAGGAGTGAAAATGAATCATG GTCATTCTGTTAAAGTGATCTGCGGAACGAAAGCCATATCTGATGTTTATGGTGCTTTCTATGATTATTCTAGTACGCTGAAGGCTAAG ATTGATGATAATGATCCGAACGCCACAAAGACACGTAGTCGAGTAGAAGCAATACAAAAAGTTTGTGAAAACTTAGAGATGGGAGTAAAGGAAAAGATCTATCACGTTCAGCAAGGTGGGAGTTCTTTGGTAGAGCAGCAAGTTGACCCATTTTCTCTTGTTGCTGATGAACTCTCACTTATTGGTAACCGGTTACGGGAGACGGTGCAGGTTGTTGGGGTACCTAAGCTCGCCTCAGCTGCAGGATACTTCTTTGAGGTTGGAGTAGAAGGAAAGAGGTTTCGTCCCACGGTTCTGTTGTTGATGGCGTCAGCTTTAAATATGTCACTACCTGGGTCCGCTCTGGATACTGCCAAGGCCGATCAACTCCGCGCAAGCCAGCAGCGTGTTGCCGAGATTACCGAGATGATCCATGTGGCAAGTCTTCttcatgatgatgtgttagatgatGCCGATACAAGGCGGGGCGTCCCTTCCTTGAACACTTTAATGGGGAATAAGGTGTCTGTGCTAGCAGGAGATTTTCTGCTTTGTCGAGCTTGTGTGACACTTTCCACTATAAAACATTTTGAGGTTTCCGAGGCACTTGGAACAGCCGCAGAAAACCTAATAGCTGGTGAAATGATGCAAACGGCTAGTACATCAGAGAAACATTATAACATGGATCAATATATGCAAAAGACATACTACAAGACAGCATCATTGATTGCCAACAGCTGCAAGGCAGTGGCTCTTCTGGCAGACCATGAAAATGAAGTTGTAATGTTGGCTTATAACTATGGCCGAAATCTTGGTTTGGCATATCAGTTAATTGATGATGTTCTTGATTTCACAGGGACGTCGGCTTCCCTCGGAAAGGGCTCTTTATCAGACATCCGCCATGGGATTATAACGGCTCCAGTTTTGTTTGCAACCGAAGAATTCCCCGAATTACAAGCAGTTATAAATCGAGGTTTCGATGACCCTGCGAATGTTGATCGTGCCCTTGAATACCTTCAGAAGAGTCGTGGAATCCAGAGAGCTAAAGAGCTAGCAATTGAGCATGCTAACATGGCAGCCTCGGCCATCGACTCTTTTCCTAAAAGTGATGACGATAATGTCAGAATATCGAGACAGGCCCTAGTGGAACTTACCCGTATGGTCATCACAAGAACAAAGTAG
- the LOC113278696 gene encoding oxygen-evolving enhancer protein 2, chloroplastic-like, whose amino-acid sequence MASTQCFLHHHALSTATTRSKSYRQVSAIKPTSTQLVIRATQKNSVEEDSNAVSVSRRFALTVLIGAAAVGSKVSPADAAYGEAANVFGKQKSTEFKTYVGEGFKLELPAKWNPSKEVEFPGQVLRYEDNFDVTSNLSVMITPTDKSSITDYGAPEDFLSKVDYLLGKQSYFGKTDSEGGFDTGAVATANLLEASSPKVDGKTYYYLEVLTRTADGDEGGKHQLITATVSNGKLYICKAQAGDKRWFKGVKKFVENAATSFSVA is encoded by the exons ATGGCCTCCACTCAATGTTTCCTTCACCACCATGCACTCTCAACCGCCACCACTAGATCTAAGTCATACCGCCAGGTATCAGCCATCAAGCCTACTTCAACCCAGCTCGTCATCCGGGCAACCCAGAAAAACTCTGTAGAGGAGGACAGCAATGCTGTTTCTGTCTCCAGAAGGTTTGCTCTTACCGTTCTTATTGGAGCTGCAGCTGTTGGATCCAAGGTCTCACCAGCTGATGCTGCTTACGGAGAAGCCG CCAATGTTTTCGGCAAGCAAAAGAGCACTGAGTTCAAGACATACGTAGGAGAAGGTTTCAAGTTAGAGCTTCCAGCAAAATGGAACCCAAGCAAAGAAGTAGAGTTCCCCGGACAGGTTTTGAGATACGAGGACAATTTTGATGTCACCAGCAATCTTTCTGTCATGATCACCCCTACCGACAAAAGTTCCATCACCGACTACGGTGCACCTGAAGATTTCCTCTCAAAG GtggattatcttctaggaaaGCAATCTTACTTCGGCAAGACCGATTCCGAG GGTGGATTTGACACCGGCGCCGTGGCAACAGCAAATCTATTGGAGGCATCATCACCAAAGGTTGACGGAAAAACATATTACTACTTGGAAGTCTTGACAAGGACAGCAGACGGAGATGAAGGAGGTAAACATCAACTTATTACTGCAACCGTCTCAAACGGAAAGCTCTACATTTGCAAGGCACAAGCCGGTGACAAGAGATGGTTCAAAGGTGTGAAGAAGTTTGTTGAAAACGCAGCAACTTCATTCAGCGTTGCATAA
- the LOC113278703 gene encoding protein LOL2-like, which translates to MQSQLVCSGCRSVLLYPRGAPNVCCAICNTITAPPVPPPGMDMSQLTCGGCRTLLMYARGATSVRCSCCHTINLARPPAPTPAPNPVAHVNCGRCHITLMYPYGAPSVKCAVCQYVTNTGMNAPTPNSNGQVNRPNWPSTTPAPMLSTSAAMRTHSQTVVVENPMSVDESGKLVTNVVVGVTSEKK; encoded by the exons TTTATCCTAGAGGAGCTCCAAATGTTTGCTGTGCAATATGTAATACGATTACCGCACCCCCAGTTCCACCGCCTg GAATGGATATGTCCCAGCTTACATGTGGAGGTTGCCGAACATTGCTAATGTACGCGCGCGGGGCCACAAGTGTGAGATGCTCCTGCTGTCACACAATTAATCTTGCCAGACCACCAGCACCAACACCAG CACCTAATCCAGTCGCACATGTCAACTGCGGTCGGTGCCATATAACACTTATGTATCCATACGGAGCCCCATCAGTTAAATGCGCTGTTTGTCAGTATGTTACGAATACAGGG ATGAATGCGCCAACACCAAATAGTAATGGTCAAGTGAATAGACCCAATTGGCCCTCAACCACGCCTGCACCTATGCTCTCTACGTCTGCA GCCATGCGTACCCACAGTCAAACTGTTGTCGTTGAGAATCCCATGTCAGTCGATGAAAGCGGGAAACTG GTGACCAACGTTGTTGTCGGAGTAACATCAGAAAAAAAATGA